The Streptomyces laurentii genome contains a region encoding:
- a CDS encoding hypothetical protein (identified by MetaGeneAnnotator; putative;~sequence version:1) produces MTRFDPPPGTPSRALRVRAAAGWERFMRDAGAKGAYPVGADGYEQHPLLRTRVRDTANGAEGELTAVTHELHSDGRVVRVAHIRAANGIEWTASADNVQAAY; encoded by the coding sequence ATGACCAGGTTCGATCCGCCCCCGGGCACGCCGAGCCGCGCGCTGCGGGTGCGGGCCGCCGCCGGGTGGGAGCGGTTCATGCGCGACGCCGGGGCGAAGGGGGCCTACCCGGTCGGGGCAGACGGCTACGAACAGCACCCGCTTCTCCGTACGCGGGTCCGCGATACCGCGAACGGCGCCGAGGGCGAACTGACCGCCGTCACACATGAACTACACAGTGACGGAAGGGTTGTGCGCGTCGCGCACATCCGCGCGGCGAACGGCATCGAGTGGACGGCGTCGGC